A genomic segment from Ptychodera flava strain L36383 chromosome 23 unlocalized genomic scaffold, AS_Pfla_20210202 Scaffold_23__1_contigs__length_28996876_pilon, whole genome shotgun sequence encodes:
- the LOC139123949 gene encoding uncharacterized protein: MKIIILSVLLSFAASAEGTITIATDSFSVTTPAAPITVNEASATAFTFDVGLANSEASEVTLTSVKLYLSDNADLDAAGAKVSAAIDVTNAPGTVPASATGAAGSGQTTGMTANVQADATNCAAYDKLCIKVVPDDAVACVDVTTNCVDDATTAAPDASDAPDMTTKGDDDAGSAHYCPSLSVMLILLLSTLLFRQG, translated from the exons atgaaaataataatattatcagTACTTCTCAGTTTTGCAGCTAGTGCTGAGGGCA CCATAACCATCGCCACCGACAGTTTCTCCGTAACCACTCCAGCTGCTCCAATAACAGTCAATGAAGCTTCAGCTACTGCATTTACTTTTGATGTGGGCTTGGCAAACAGTGAAGCCAGTGAAGTCACTCTAACCTCAGTTAAACTGTACTTGTCGGACAACGCAGACCTTGACGCAGCTGGAGCAAAGGTGTCAGCGGCAATAGATGTCACTAATGCCCCCGGAACTGTTCCCGCTAGTGCTACTGGCGCTGCTGGCAGCGGCCAGACTACCGGTATGACTGCGAATGTCCAAGCCGACGCCACCAATTGTGCTGCCTACGATAAGTTGTGTATCAAAGTGGTGCCGGACGATGCTGTTGCCTGTGTTGATGTCACCACTAACTGTGTTG ATGACGCCACTACGGCAGCGCCTGATGCCTCGGATGCTCCAGACATGACTACGAAAG GTGATGATGATGCGGGATCAGCCCATTACTGCCCCAGTCTATCTGTGATGTTGATTCTCCTCCTTTCAACTCTGCTATTTCGCCAGGGTTAA